One Sanguibacter sp. HDW7 DNA window includes the following coding sequences:
- a CDS encoding iron ABC transporter permease, with product MTTTTPAAAAPLVRPLRRAPALAAGLLVGCVLLGVLVVVSVGVGARQVSPADAWAALTSFDPENFDHAAVRSRVPRTVVALVVGAALGLAGTLMQGLTRNPLGDPGILGINAGASAAVVLGIFVAGVSDPRGYVWFAFAGAAAAAVVVHVVASAGREGATPVKLALAGACVTAALTSLVTAVLVTRTDALDTFRFWQVGSVGGRDLGQVAQLAPFLVVGAVLALASGRMLDAAALGEDVARGLGQHVGRARAVVGVAVVLLCGAATALAGPIAFVGLVVPHVGRAITGPDHRWLLPYSALLGAALLVVSDVLGRVVATPGQLEVGLVTAVVGAPVFVVLVRRRRLAEL from the coding sequence ATGACGACGACCACGCCCGCAGCGGCCGCACCCCTGGTGCGGCCGCTGCGCCGTGCGCCCGCGCTCGCCGCGGGCCTGCTCGTCGGGTGCGTGCTCCTCGGGGTGTTGGTCGTCGTGTCCGTCGGTGTGGGCGCGCGGCAGGTCTCGCCTGCCGACGCGTGGGCGGCGCTCACGTCCTTCGACCCGGAGAACTTCGATCACGCCGCGGTGCGCTCGCGCGTGCCGCGGACCGTCGTCGCGCTCGTCGTCGGCGCGGCCCTCGGCCTGGCCGGGACGCTCATGCAGGGACTCACGCGCAACCCGCTCGGCGACCCCGGGATCCTCGGGATCAACGCGGGTGCGAGCGCGGCCGTCGTCCTCGGGATCTTTGTCGCGGGCGTGAGCGACCCGCGCGGCTACGTGTGGTTCGCGTTCGCGGGGGCGGCGGCCGCGGCCGTCGTCGTGCACGTCGTCGCGTCCGCTGGACGTGAGGGTGCGACGCCCGTCAAGCTTGCGCTCGCGGGGGCATGCGTGACGGCCGCGCTCACGAGCCTCGTCACGGCGGTGCTCGTGACGCGCACGGACGCGCTCGACACGTTCCGCTTCTGGCAGGTCGGGTCGGTCGGTGGACGCGACCTCGGGCAGGTGGCCCAGCTCGCGCCGTTCCTCGTCGTGGGGGCGGTGCTGGCGCTCGCCTCGGGGCGGATGCTCGACGCGGCCGCGCTCGGCGAGGACGTCGCGCGCGGGCTCGGTCAGCACGTCGGGCGGGCGCGCGCGGTCGTCGGCGTGGCCGTCGTCCTGCTGTGCGGGGCGGCGACGGCGCTCGCTGGGCCCATCGCGTTCGTCGGGCTCGTCGTGCCGCACGTGGGTCGTGCGATCACGGGGCCGGACCACCGGTGGCTGCTGCCGTACTCGGCGCTCCTGGGGGCGGCGCTGCTCGTCGTGTCCGACGTCCTCGGGCGGGTCGTCGCGACGCCGGGGCAGCTCGAGGTCGGGCTCGTCACCGCGGTCGTCGGGGCGCCCGTGTTCGTCGTGCTCGTGCGTCGTCGCCGGTTGGCGGAGCTGTGA
- a CDS encoding iron-siderophore ABC transporter substrate-binding protein, whose translation MTNSRIRSRRALVAAVTGLLAATALTACTTDAPGGTTTTTPAAPTSADAAAFPVTVQHVFGETTIKAQPQRVAAISWANQDAALALGVVPVAMPFASYGGDSDGLLPWVKDALTGLGAQTPALLDEADGFDYDGLAKAAPDLVLGVYGGFEKADHDKLTKIAPTVAYPGTPWGTSWQDQLATTGKALGLDAKAGEVKAQIEKKIADAVAANPQIEGKSFAYLSFTSSDPSSVYFYTSTDSRVQFLKALGMVDAPKIAELSKETEGFFGTLSAELVDQIDADVVLAYVDDAAHLEAVKKDPLLGKIPAIQRGSFVALDDPTFNLSTSAPSPLSVPWAIDAYVPKLVEAVSKLG comes from the coding sequence GTGACGAACTCACGCATCCGTTCCCGCCGCGCCCTCGTGGCCGCCGTGACCGGCCTCCTCGCGGCGACCGCTCTCACCGCGTGCACGACCGACGCCCCCGGCGGCACGACGACGACGACACCCGCGGCGCCGACGTCCGCGGACGCCGCGGCCTTCCCCGTGACGGTCCAGCACGTCTTCGGCGAGACGACGATCAAGGCCCAGCCGCAGCGCGTCGCCGCGATCTCGTGGGCCAACCAGGACGCGGCGCTCGCTCTCGGCGTCGTACCCGTCGCCATGCCTTTCGCGAGCTACGGCGGCGACTCCGACGGTCTCCTGCCGTGGGTGAAGGACGCGCTCACGGGCCTCGGCGCGCAGACGCCCGCGCTGCTCGACGAGGCCGACGGCTTCGACTACGACGGCCTCGCGAAGGCCGCGCCGGACCTCGTCCTCGGGGTGTACGGCGGCTTCGAGAAGGCCGACCACGACAAGCTCACGAAGATCGCGCCGACGGTCGCCTACCCGGGCACGCCCTGGGGCACGTCGTGGCAGGACCAGCTCGCGACGACGGGCAAGGCGCTCGGCCTCGACGCGAAGGCCGGTGAGGTCAAGGCGCAGATCGAGAAGAAGATCGCCGACGCCGTCGCCGCAAACCCGCAAATCGAGGGCAAGAGCTTCGCGTACCTGTCGTTCACGTCGTCCGACCCGTCGAGCGTGTACTTCTACACGTCGACCGACTCGCGCGTGCAGTTCCTCAAGGCGCTCGGCATGGTCGACGCGCCGAAGATCGCCGAGCTGTCGAAGGAGACCGAGGGGTTCTTCGGGACGCTCTCGGCCGAGCTCGTCGACCAGATCGACGCGGACGTCGTGCTTGCGTACGTCGACGACGCCGCGCACCTCGAGGCCGTGAAGAAGGACCCGCTGCTCGGCAAGATCCCCGCGATCCAGCGTGGGTCGTTCGTCGCGCTCGACGACCCGACGTTCAACCTCTCGACGTCGGCACCCTCGCCGCTGTCGGTCCCGTGGGCGATCGACGCGTACGTGCCGAAGCTCGTCGAGGCCGTCAGCAAGCTCGGCTGA